In one Silene latifolia isolate original U9 population chromosome 10, ASM4854445v1, whole genome shotgun sequence genomic region, the following are encoded:
- the LOC141609357 gene encoding uncharacterized protein LOC141609357 produces MASMAMSITASPPVAKMGSTGPLATIGLGPNANGLKLSTKSKTSPRLSMTVKAQGDLHRDFKADLTSKNDLGDDLLETSHFELTPWDYKEEANKIKMWFNMPGVAAQDIRIYVKNQTLFIQGKHLHLPPNIRKEDMKAKLGNGVLYVSVPKTVPEFESLPIVVHPVSW; encoded by the exons ATGGCAAGCATGGCAATGTCAATCACTGCTTCACCTCCAGTGGCTAAAATGGGTTCAACTGGCCCATTAGCAACAATTGGGCTGGGCCCAAATGCCAATGGGTTGAAATTGTCAACAAAGTCAAAGACTAGCCCAAGGCTTTCGATGACCGTAAAAGCCCAAGGTGATTTGCATAGGGACTTCAAAGCTGATCTTACCTCCAAAAATGACTTAGGTGATGACCTCCTTGAAACCTCTCACTTTG AGCTAACTCCATGGGACTACAAGGAAGAGGCAAACAAGATCAAGATGTGGTTCAACATGCCAGGAGTGGCGGCGCAGGATATTCGAATTTATGTCAAGAACCAAACGCTGTTCATTCAAGGAAAGCATCTTCATTTGCCTCCAAACATCAGAAAGGAAGACATGAAAGCCAAGCTAGGGAACGGTGTTCTCTATGTATCCGTGCCTAAGACCGTACCTGAATTCGAGTCTCTCCCCATCGTCGTCCACCCCGTCTCATGGTAA
- the LOC141606388 gene encoding polyadenylate-binding protein-interacting protein 12-like, whose protein sequence is MAIMAVAENGVVSSEQHYETTDLERSNGNEMINTLKPVINNGVSVNHAQNDVVEEKISVKEVDDESSDKSDDHEMKKEMKELEEKLSKLNPMAKEFVPIPPSLPNYQYINGFGYVNNYVIPPNGVNNVNGYTGRRRRNNPANAKKKMNSRTYMAQREEVIRRTVYVSDIDQQVTEEQLASLFINFGQVVDCRVCGDPNSVLRFAFVEFTDEEGAENALNLSGTMLGFYPVKVLPSKTAIAPVNPTFLPRSEDEREMCARTVYCTNIDKKVTQADLKLFFETFCGEVNRLRMLGDHHHSTRIAFVEFIMAESAISALNCSGAVLGMLPIRVSPSKTPVRPRSPRSPLQ, encoded by the exons ATGGCGATAATGGCGGTAGCTGAAAACGGCGTCGTTTCAAGTGAACAACACTATGAAACGACTGATCTTGAGCGATCAAACGGAAATGAGATGATCAATACTTTGAAACCAGTGATTAACAATGGTGTTAGTGTTAATCATGCGCAAAACGATGTCGTAGAGGAGAAGATTAGTGTTAAGGAGGTAGATGATGAAAGTAGTGATAAGAGTGATGATCATGAGATGAAGAAGGAGATGAAGGAATTGGAGGAGAAGTTATCAAAGTTAAATCCTATGGCAAAGGAGTTTGTTCCGATACCGCCTTCTTTGCCGAATTATCAGTATATTAATGGGTTTGGATATGTTAATAACTATGTAATTCCGCCTAATGGTGTTAATAATGTCAATGGATATACTGGAAGAAGG AGGAGGAATAATCCTGCTAATGCAAAGAAGAAGATGAATAGCAGGACTTATATGGCTCAAAGGGAAGAAGTAATTCGGCGAACTGTGTATGTTTCAGACATTGATCAGCAG GTTACTGAGGAACAGCTTGCGTCGCTGTTCATTAACTTCGGACAG GTTGTTGATTGCCGTGTTTGTGGTGACCCGAATTCAGTTCTTCGCTTTGCTTTTGTTGAATTTACTGATGAAG AGGGTGCTGAGAATGCTTTGAACCTGTCGGGTACAATGCTTGGGTTTTACCCTGTCAAAGTGCTACCTTCAAAGACTGCCATTGCTCCTGTTAATCCTACTTTCTTACCGAGG TCCGAAGACGAGAGGGAAATGTGTGCAAGAACTGTTTATTGTACCAATATTGACAAAAAG GTCACACAAGCTGACCTTAAGCTGTTCTTTGAAACATTTTGCGGAGAG GTTAATCGCTTGAGGATGCTTGGTGACCATCATCATTCTACTCGTATTGCTTTTGTGGAGTTTATCATG GCCGAAAGTGCAATTTCTGCCCTAAACTGTAGCGGGGCAGTTCTAGGAATGCTTCCTATCAG GGTGAGCCCATCAAAGACCCCAGTTCGCCCTCGTTCACCTCGCTCACCATTGCAGTGA